GATCCGAAGGGACGTATCTATATCAATCCCCTCACAATATGTATTACGACATTGTATCTATGTGTCTGAGAATGCAGGAACGGTGGAAAATGAACTCTAAATCACGCCATCTGCAACCCGCCATCTTAAATCGaccctcttccttttcttcttgatcttctttgtttcttttttgatccTGAGTATCTGATTGCGTGACAACATATTCCAAATTGAGATAACTTCCCCACATTCCTGAGCCATGTCTGAGAATCTCCACTTTGACACTCTGCAGCTTCATGCTGGGTAAGTGATCCCCTCAATTGAAAGACAAATCTAACACAGAGCTCAAGTCACGAACCCGATTCAGCCACAAACTCTCGCGCCGTCCCAATTTATGCAACTAGCTCTTACGTCTTCAATGACTCGGCCCATGGCGCGAGGCTCTTCGGCCTCAAGGAGTTCGGCAACATCTACAGCCGAATGATGAACCCTACAGTCGACGTCTTTGAGAAGCGAATTGCAGCCCTGGAAGGTGGTGCTGCCGCCGTTGCTGCCTCATCCGGCCAAGCAGCCCAATTCATGGCCATCTCAGCCCTCGCCCATGCTGGGGACAATATTGTCTCCACGACCAACCTGTACGGCGGCACCTTTAACCAGTTCAAAGTTATGCTCCCGCGCATGGGAATCACTACAAAGTTCGTCCAGGGTGACAACCCTGAAGATATTGCTGCCGCTATTGATGACCGTACCAAGGCGATCTACCTTGAGTCAATTGGCAACCCCCGCTACAATGTTCCGGACTTTGAGGCCATTGCCAAGGCTGCACATGAGAAGGGTGTTCCGGTTGTGGTATGTTGTTTTTCTGGAATGCGTGCAAAAACTCAAAGCTTACGAATCTTACTCTTAGGTTGATAACACCTTCGGTGCGGGTGGCTACTTCGTTCGCCCAATTGACCACGGTGCCGACATCGTCGTACACAGTGCTACAAAGTGGATCGGTGGTCATGGTACCACAATTGCTGGAGTCGTGGTTGACAGTGGAAAGTTTGACTGGGGCAAGAACGCTGCTCGGTTCCCCCAATTCGTCGAGCCATCCGAAGGTTACCACGGGTTGAAGTTCTGGGAAACCTTTGGCTCGCTTGCTTATGCTATCCGAGTGCGTGTGGAGATCCTGCGCGACGTTGGTTCTACTCTGAGCCCCTTCGCTGCCCAGCAGTTGATTCTCGGCTTGGAGACTCTGAGCCTGCGATGCGAGCGACACGCAACTAACGCTACCGCCCTGGCTAAATGGCTGCAGAAGAACGAGAATGTGAGCTGGGTGTCATACCTTGGTTTGGAAGATCACCCTAGTCATGATCTCGCAAAAAAGTACCTGCCCCGCGGCTTTGGTGGTGTGCTATCTGTGGGCATCAAGGGTGGCGCTTCCGCTGGTGCTCAGGTCGTTGACAACTTCAAGTTGATTTCGAACCTTGCCAAGTATTCTTCATTCCCATTCCCTCTTCTTGGAATCATTTTACTAATATACACTGCAGTGTCGGCGATTCCAAGACTCTCGCTATCCACCCTTGGTCCACCACCCATGAACAGCTCACGGAGCAGGAACGTCGTGACTCCGGTGTCAAAGAAGATGGAATCCGGATCTCGGTTGGCACCGAGTACATTGGCGATATTATTGCTGACTTTGAGCAGTCGTTCCAGGCATCAAAGGCTCTGCCGGATCGTACTGCTTAGAAGGCTTTAACAC
Above is a window of Penicillium digitatum chromosome 2, complete sequence DNA encoding:
- a CDS encoding Homocysteine synthase CysD, with product MSENLHFDTLQLHAGHEPDSATNSRAVPIYATSSYVFNDSAHGARLFGLKEFGNIYSRMMNPTVDVFEKRIAALEGGAAAVAASSGQAAQFMAISALAHAGDNIVSTTNLYGGTFNQFKVMLPRMGITTKFVQGDNPEDIAAAIDDRTKAIYLESIGNPRYNVPDFEAIAKAAHEKGVPVVVDNTFGAGGYFVRPIDHGADIVVHSATKWIGGHGTTIAGVVVDSGKFDWGKNAARFPQFVEPSEGYHGLKFWETFGSLAYAIRVRVEILRDVGSTLSPFAAQQLILGLETLSLRCERHATNATALAKWLQKNENVSWVSYLGLEDHPSHDLAKKYLPRGFGGVLSVGIKGGASAGAQVVDNFKLISNLANVGDSKTLAIHPWSTTHEQLTEQERRDSGVKEDGIRISVGTEYIGDIIADFEQSFQASKALPDRTA